The Pukyongia salina genome segment ATAACCAGAATTCTTTAAAGCCTCAAATCCACTTTGATTAGATTGAAAGGATTCGTCAAGCCATGGATTATAATTAAAATATTTGGAAAAATAAATTTTGTATTGATCTTTGGATTCTTGTTCGATCATTGTCATAAAATACATTGAGCCAATAATTGAGCTGTCACGAAAAACTGAAATTTTTTCAAGATTTATTTGGTCAGATTTGATATTTTCTGCGATGTTATTTAAATAGCCATTCAAAGTAATAGCATCTTGTTTCTCCGTATTGAGATTATTAATATAAAGCGCAATTAAAATACCTATAACGACAAGAATAATTTCTCCAATAGCATAAATTAGATACTTACTAAATTTATTTTCAGAGAGTAGCCTATGTCTAATTTTTCTAAAGAATTTTATCATTGGTTATTCGTTTCTGATAATGAAGGCTAACCCGTTATATCGCCAGGTTACTCGTTTTTCTCTTCTATTATAATAGCCGGGATATCTAGCTCTCTGAACCTTCGGTTATATTCGGCCATTTCGGTGTTGATAATAGCGTTCCGTTCCTGCTCGTAGGTTTTCCAATCTTCCTTCAGATCTGCCAGTCTTTGCCTGGATCCTCGTGTAACATTTGGCATTGGGCCTTCAATAAAACTCTTCAGAAATAAAAGCTCCGAATTAAGCTTGTTATTGTAATTGATCACATCCTGAAAGGTTTTTTGCTTCGCCTGAATAAGATTCTCCTCCCAGGAGGTGATCCTTTTATGTAGTGAATCTCCTTTGCTGAGAAGGTCCTTAGCCTTTTCATTATGTTTGAGCAATTTAGCATAGGATTTAAGCTGATTACCCGCCGAACGCATCGAATTCACAGATTCGTGTATATCCTTTACCATCGCTTCGATCTCCACCAACATACGCTGCTGCTCGTTGAAATCGGCTTGCATTGCGTTGATGTTCGGATCGGCAGTTATGGTTGCTGTAGTTTCGGAAACTGCATCGCCTTGCTTGAGCCTGAGAGTATAACTGCCGGGACCAACATGCGACCCGGAAAGGTTTCCGAAGACAAATACCTCCGAAACCGCCGGAAGGGATTCTCTTCTAAAATTCCAGTAGTATCTGTTAAAACCCGCCTTAGCCGGAAGTACGGCCGGAGTAGGAGGTCCGCCTGGCCATGATTTAAAATCTTCGTCCTTTTCACTACTAATCGTTCGTATCACTTTGCCATTTTGCAGCACCTCAAGAGTAACAGGAATAGAGTCTACTACCTCTTTGATATAGTAATCGAATATAACGCCCGAAGGTGGATTATGCCCAATGGTAGGATTGTTGCTCTGCCCTCCGAAGAACAAAGGCGTATCCCTGGGCTTGTAGATCTTTAAGACATCTGTATTATTTTGCTTATTCTGAATAGCTCCCAGGTCGTCCAGGATCCAGAAAGAGCGTCCCGCAGTTGCAGCCACCAGATCATTATTATGGATTACCAGGTCATTGATGGGTACTATCGGTAAATTAAGCTGAAAAGCCTGCCAGTCGCGACCATCATTCCAGGAAATATAGAGTCCTGTTTCGGTACCGGCATAAAGCAGTCCTTTCCTTTTGGGGTCTTCTCTTACCACACGAACGAAAGTATGATCTCCTTTTATACCATTAGTGATCGCGGTCCAGCTAGCACCGTAATCGTTGGTTTTATAGATATAAGGTTTCAGATCCATGGATTTATAACGCATTACCGTAATATAAGCAGTGCCAGGATCATGAGGGGAGACTTCAATACTATTTATTATTCCTTCTCTTAGGCCTTTGGGAGTTACGTTGCTCCATGTAGCTCCTCCATTTCGGGTAAGCTGTACAAAGCCGTCATCGGTACCGGCGTACAACACTCCTTTTTCATGGGGGGACTCCACCAGCGACATGATGGTATTGTAGTTTTCACCACCTGCGGCTTCATTGGTATAGGGACCACCTCCCGGCCCGTGTTTGTCCTTTTCGTTTCTTGTGAGGTCCGGACTCACTGCCTCCCAGCTCAATCCACCATCTGTGGTTTTAAAAACCCTGTTGCCGGCATGGTAAATAGTATTACGATCGTGAGGCGAACTAATAATGGGAGCATTCCAGTTAAATCGGTATTTCGCCTCACTGGGTGGTTTGCTTAAGCCTTGCTCCGGGTACTCATTTATAGCTTTACCAATACCCGTCTCCTTCATCCATCGCTCTATGATCCCCTGGTAGCAACCTCCATATACTTCTACCGGATTATCCGGATCGAAGGCAAGAAAGGCGCTTTCACAGCCCGCAACCGAGTACCAGTCCTTCCAGTCTATACCTCCGTTTCGTGTTCGGCTGGCAATGGCTATGGCCGAATTATCCTGCTGTCCCCCATACAAATTGTATGGAAACAGATTGTCTGTGATCACACGATAAAATTGAGCCGTAGGTTGATTTTGTTGAGTACTCCATGATTCTCCACCATTATTGGAAACATTCGCACCACCATCGTTAGAATTGATCATGATCTTATTATTGTGTGGATGGATCCACAAATGGTGATTATCACCATGTGGAGTGGGTAGGGGAGTAAACGACTTCCCTCCATCTATCGATTTCATTACAGGTGCGTTTAGTACATAAACTATGTTTTCGTTTTGGGTATCGGCGAAGATCTCCATATAATACCAGGATCGTGCTATATTTATTCGGTCCTTGTTGATCTGCTTCCATGATTTCCCTGCATTATCACTGCGGTAAACACCTCCTTTTTCCCCTTCTGCCTCGATCACCGCAAACACCCTGTCCGGATTGGCCCTGGAGACAGAGATTCCAGACTTTCCAAATTCCTCTGGTAGTCCCGACTTCATAGGTTCCCAGGTGGTTCCCCCATCGGTAGATTTGTGAAATCCCGATGATTTTCCTCCACTTTCCATCGTCCAGGGATAGCGTCTGTGCTGCCACATGGCCGCATATAATATCAAAGGATTGTTCATGTCCATGGATAGGGAAGAGGCCCCCGTATTTTCATCTACATATAACACCTTTTCCCAACTACTACCTCCGTCTGTCGATCTGTAAACTCCACGGTCCGGTGAGGGGCCATATTGCGCACCCTGGGCAGCAATAAAGATTATCTCCGGATTGGTGGGATGAATGATCACATCGGAAATATGGCGGGTATAGTCCAGGCCGATATGGGTCCATGTTTTCCCGGCGTCTGTAGATTTGTACACCCCGTCTCCCATAGAGGTCATTACACCCCTGGCCGCATGTTCGCCCATGCCAACCACCACGATATTCGGATTACTTTCCGAAACGGCGATAGCTCCAACAGTTCCGGTTTTAAAGAATCCGTCCGATATATTCTTCCAACTTATACCGTCGTCTGTACTTTTGTATACACCACCACCGGTGCCACCCATATACCACACTCCGTCCTGTTTCACCACACCACTTGAGGCCACACTCCTACCACCTCGAAAGGGCCCGATATTGCGCCATTTTAGGTTGTGAAATTCTTTATCGGCCGTTGGCGGGCTGTCATCTTTTTTTTGCTGAGAATGTAATTGGTAGGTAAATAAAAGGATGGTTGCAAGCAGTAATTGGATAGTTTTCATGTAATGGTTTTAATTTCACATAAAGCTACGGAATTTCACAAAAAAAATACGGCCCCTTGAGGAGGCCGTATTTTTAATTATTAATATCCCGAATCTATTTGCCAATTAAGTGCAGTTCGGTAAAGTTCTTATCAACTTCCAATGAAGTATTTCCGTTAACTTTTAATTTGGAAAGCGATGTCTCCTGGTTGTCAACTTCAATGGTCTTAATCTCGAAGGGCAATCTTTTTAGATCCAGCTTAAACTTCGTGTAGGGTGTTACGTAACTTCCTTCCTTATGCTGCTGTATGATAAGCTGGTTCTTATGTCCGGTAAGTTTGAAAGTTCGATAACTAAACCGACCTTTTTTATAATCGTAACCGTCGTTTGCGTCTTCGTATAAGACAGATTTTTCCTTACCTTCTTTATAATAAACTTCCAGTTCTACTTCTTCGATCTCTTTTTCACCTACATACTGCTGTACCGGGTATTTAGGGATTATTGCTCCTTCTTTTACAAATAATGGAATGGAATCAATGTCGGCGTCAACCCAAACTTCCTTACCTCCTTGAACCACATCATGAGTCCAGTAGTTATACCATTTACCCCTTGGGATATACATTCTGCGTCCCTTGGAATTGGGTTCCAGGATTGGGCAAACCAGGATCTGTTTCCCAAACATGAACTCATCGGTGCGATAATAAGTTTGATGGTCTTTCTGGTCGAAGAGCACTAACGGCTGCACCATAGGTGTGCCCTCTTCTACATATTGATAGAAGGCTGTATATAGATAAGGCAGCATTTTATAACGCAATTCGATGAACTTCCTAACTATGTTGGTTACATTCTCATCGAACGCCCAGGGCTCCTGATCACCGTGATCACCGGAAGAGTGGGTACGGCAGAAAGGATGAAAGATCCCTAATTGTATCCATCGCACAAAGAGCTCACCGGTTGGTTGTTCGGCGAAACCTCCTATATCGGTTCCAATAAAGGACATCCCCGAGATCGCCATACGCTGCACCTGCTGATTGGCGATCCATAAATGCTCCCAGCTGGCCACGTTATCACCTGTCCATGAAGAACTGTATCGTTGAGTTCCCGCATATGCAGCTCTTGTGATTATAAAAGGTCGTTTCGGGTAAACAAATTGCTTTACTCCCTCATAGGTAGCTTTTGCCATCTGCATTCCATAGATATTATGCGCTTTGCTATGGCTACATGGGTTGCCGTCGTAATTATGTCGAACATCTAATGGGAAAGTTTTGGTAGGTACCTCCATAACAGCAGGTTCGTTCATGTCGTTCCATACGCCTTTCACACCAATATCTTCTATGAGTTCTTTGTAAAGACCACTCCACCAGGCACGTACTTCAGGATTCGTAAAATCGGGGAAATTACACTCTCCCGGCCATACTTTTCCTCTCATCAGAGGGCCATCAGCCCTTTTACAGAAATAATCCTTTTCTAATGCTTCTCTGTATATGTCGTAATCCTTATCGATCTTGATTCCCGGGTCGATTATGGCGACGGTTTGAAACCCTTGTTCGGTGAGATCGTCTACCATACCCTTGGGATCCGGAAAATATTCCTTATTCCAAGTAAAACAGCGGAATTCGTCCATATAATCAATATCCAGGTAAATAGCATCACAAGGTATTTTCAGGTCGCGGAATTTCTGTGCGATCTCGCGAACGTTGCTCTCAGGATAATAACTCCACTTACTCTGGTGATATCCAAGGGCCCATAATGGCGGGAGTTCGGGTTTACCGGTAAGGTCTGTGTAGTTGGTGACGACCTGATTCATTTCAGGGCCGTATATAAAGTAATAGTTCATTTCACCGCCCTGAGCCCAGTAACTCATAACGCTTCGGCGTTCATCTCCAAAATCGAAAAAAGTACGGAAGGTATTATCAAAAAAGATCCCATACGAGATATCACTGTGAAGACCAATGTAGAAAGGAATGGCTTTATAAAGTGGATCCTGATCCTTGCCGAAGGCATATTGATCGGTCACCCAGTTTTCTACACGCTTTCCTTTCAGGTTGAAATGCATAGGTTTGTCTCCAAGCCCATAGTAGCATTCCATCTTCTGTTCGGCTTTACTCATCTTTACGATATCACTCCCATGCTCATAGCTGTACTCCCAATGAAAACCGGCTTCATCCTGATTTATAAGCTTCCCGTCTATATCGTAAATCGTCTTCTGCAGGTTGGCTTTGTTGAGGTGTAGCTGGAGTTTGGATGTTTTAATGATGTAGCGGTCTTTTTCTTCCGAATATTCCAGATGATTATATCCGCGTACGGCATCTTCGGAGATCGCATACGAAAAGTCCTTTGGAAAACTTCCGTTAGGCGCATATCTAAATCTTAGTACACTATCTCTTACAACAGTAATTTGTAAGAGCACGTCATTTTCGGTGGTGATGAGGAATTTATCTTTTTCTTTTACGAAACTATTTATGGCGGAGGGAAACTGGTTCCCTTTTTGTTCTAATTCGGTGTTTACAATCATATAGTTAAACTAATTTTGATGTATTACAAATGAAAATAATTCTATTGAGAATCGATACCGGACGGCATGGCATTTTAAAAAAGTAATTAACAAACGAAAACGTTTTCATTAACTTTTTTTGGCCGATTTAAACTTTTTAAGGACCATAACGCCCAGTGGAGCCAGATCGAGTACTACAGACTGAGCCCTGTGTTGCCACTCTACAGCTTCGGAAGTATATTGTTTTGCGATCTTATAACCGCTTCCTCCAAACTCCGGAGCATCACTATTGAAAATTAGTTTGTAGCTACCAGAGGCTGGCAAACCAATGCGGTATTCTTCCCTGGGAACGGGTGTCATGTTGGCTATCAGAACAAGATCATCCTTCTCATTCTCGCCCTTCCGCACATAGGCCAAAACCGAATTTTCTGAATCGTTATAATCTATCCATTCGAAGCCTTCACTTACAAATTGCTTTTCGTGTAAGGCCGGCTCATTTCGGTACAGATTATTTACTTCAGCAACTAATTTCTGAATCCCCTTATGATAGTCGTATTCCAGTAAATGCCAGTCCAGGCTTTGCTGAAAATTCCATTCATCACTCTGTCCAAATTCACCTCCCATAAAAAGCAACTTACTTCCGGGATGCGTGTACATATAACTATACAACAGCCTTAGATTGGCAAACCGTTGCCATTCATCGCCAGGCATACGCCCTAAGATCGACTGCTTGCCGTATACAACTTCATCGTGACTTAAGGGAAGCATGAAGTTCTCGGTAAAGGCATAGGTCATGCTAAAGGTGATATCGTTCTGGTGATGCTTTCGGTAAATGGGTTCTTTTTTAAAATATTCGAGGGTATCGTGCATCCAGCCCATCATCCATTTCATTCCGAAGCCCAGTCCGCCCAAATAGGTAGGTTTGGAAACCATAGGGAAGGAGGTAGATTCTTCGGCTATGGTTTGTACCCCGTCAAAACTTCCGTAGATCTCTTCATTCAATTCTTTAAAGAACGAAATGGCATCCAGGTTCTCCCTGCCGCCATATTGATTAGGTTCCCATTCTCCGTCTTCCCTAGAATAATCCAGATATAGCATACTCGCAACAGCATCTACTCTCAGGCCGTCGGCGTGATATCGGTCTAACCAGAAAACCGCGTTACTAATAAGGAAGGCACGAACTTCGTTTCTGCCATAATTGAATATTAAACTCTTCCAGTCGGGGTGATACCCCTTTCGCCGGTCCGGATGTTCGTACAAATGTGATCCGTCAAAATTTCCAAGTCCGTGCGCATCCTCCGGAAAATGAGAAGGTACCCAATCCAGGATCACGCCAATGTCATTTTTGTGTAATTCGTCTACCAGGAACATAAAATCTTCCGGATAGCCAAATCGGGAAGTGGGTGCGAAGTAACCCGTAAGCTGGTATCCCCAGGAAGGATCGTAGGGATATTCCATAATAGGCATGAACTCTACATGGGTAAAATTCATTTTCTTCACATACGCTGTTAGTTCACTGGCGAGCTCCAGGTAGCTAAGGGGCCGATTCTCTTCGGCTTTGTGCATCCAGGACCCCAGGTGAACTTCGTAAACAGAAAAAGGCTTATCCAGGCGATTAATATCCTTTCGCTTTTTCATCCAGTTCTTGTCCTTCCATGTATAGGTAGTGTCCCAGACAATGGAGGCTGTGTTTGGAGGATGTTCACATCGCGCTGCAAAGGGATCTGCTTTTTCGGTTTTAATATCGCCGTGATGAGAGTGGATCTTATACTTATATTTTGCCCCTTTTTCCACGTTGGGTATAAATCCTTCCCAAATCCCGGATGAGTCCCATCTAATATTAAGCGGATGTTCACCCTCTATCCAAAAATTAAAATCACCAATTACAGAAACTGCTTTCGCCGATGGAGCCCAAACGGCAAAATAAACTCCTTTTTTCCCATCTACTTCGGTGAGATGGGCCCCTAGTTTCTCGTAAAGCCTAAAGTGCTTTCCCGCCTTGAAGAGGTCGATATCGAAATCGGTAAATAAACTATGCGGAATTACGTTGCTCATAAATTTTGTTCTTCGTTCATAATAGAGGCAATACCCTCCAGTGGAATGATAGCCCAAAGCGGACGCGCATTCATTTCGTAGCCTAGCTCATATACCGCCTTTTCCAGCATGGCGTATTTCAGCATAAAAATTCGTTCCTGATTATAGCCGATATTAAGATTTGCCTCCTGAACCATTTTTGTATAGGTCTCCAGGAATACCCCAATAAAGTAGCGATATAGACATTCCCCGGCGTGATATAACGCATCCTGTTGAAAAGGATATTTGTCGCCATTATTGAATATAGTTGCGTACACCGCATAGTGGAAGGAGCGGAACATACCGGCAACATCTTTTAAAGGAGGTTGTTTTACTACCCTATCGCGGATGGTGCTTTCGGGTTCTCCCTCAAAATCAAGAATATAAAAATCGTCGTCGGTTACAAGAACCTGTCCCAGGTGATAATCACCATGAACCCTAATTCTTTCACCCTTCATTTTCGTCCAGTCGTAAGCCAGGAATCGCTTACGGATCTTATTTTTCTGCTCCAGGAACTGATCTGCCAGTCTTAAGGTGTCGTCCTTCAGTTTATGCAGATTATTTTCCACGGTATTCAGCCTATTCTGAAACTGGTACAGAAGTCGGTTTTTCAGCCATACTTCGTAGTCCATATTGAAACGCTGAGGGGTAAAATTGGTATCCTCGAATTCCGAACCGAGTACGATGTGCATTTCGGCGGTACGTTGAGCAAGTTTCTGTAACTTCTGAAATATATCCAGTCCTGCCCAATCTATGATCTCGTGTGGCACATCTTTTATAGGTAAGCGAGCGAACAGCTCGGCATGTGGCAATGACTCTATGTTAATATTCTTTTTGCCGAGGTTATCAAATATCGTATCAAGTTTGTCCAGCATATATTCCCATGCGTCACCTTGATTCTCAACCATTTCCTGCATCAAGGCAATGGTAATCATCAGGTTATCCGTGTCTATGATATTTAAACTGCCTAAATAGGCCGGGGTATTTTTAAATCCTTTTTTATCTGAAAGGAAAAGCGACATCTCATAATCGGGGTTCTTATTTGCATATATCCTTCTGAAGAATTTGATAACACATTTATCGTTTATGATCACTGAGGTATTACTTTGTTCCATTCCCATATTGCGGGAAGACTTGTATTCGGTCTCGGTAAGACGTTCCCCCTTGTGGTATTGCACTCGTGTGGAGTCGTGAGGCCTGGCATTCAAAATTCGTTCGAAAACCACTTTACGAAAGGCATCCAGGTTTATGGCATCAATTATAAATCCTTCAGTACCCTGTATGCTTATAGGGAGTATTTTGTCGTTTTTGGCGTAGTCTTCGTCGGTTACAAAGGCAATAGGAATAAAGTAATGTTGATAGAACGCCTCCACAAAATTGACTTCCAGGATGAGGCCGTAGTACATTTCTTCATCTTTCTGAATTCTGAAATATTCGGTGAGTTCGATGTACTTAAGTTTACTGGACTTACCACCGTACCATCGCTGTTTCTGTATATAATCTTCCAGCACTTCCGAAAGGAACATCTGGACAAAATCTGTGTTATCCATTAATTCCTCCCAGGAATCGTCGAAATTCGAAGGTTTCTTGGCCTTGGATGTTTCCAGCTTAGCCATTACTTTTTAATTTTAAATAAATGAAACGGCAGTGCAGGGTGTAATTCTACAAAATTCCATTCCTTATCCCAGATATAACTGCTTCCTGTTATCTGGTCTGTTACGTTAACCTGCTGTCCTTCGTGTATCCCCAGATCGCTCATGGGGAGTTGGATCCAGCCCTTCTGACCGTAATAAGGATCGAGATTAACGATCATGATCGTTTCGTTTTCACGATCGTCACTATATTTATAATACGCCAGTAACTGGTCGTTCTCTACAGCCAGGAATTTTATATTGTTAGTTTGCTGAAGGGATGTTTGCTCTTTCCGTATTTTATTGATCTTCGAAATCAATGTGGTAAGCTTGTTTTCTTTCTTCCAGTCCCAGTGCCGAAGTTGAAATTTTTCCGAATCCAGATATTCTTCTTTACCCGGCAAAGCATCACTAACCATTTGTTCAAATACAGGACCATAAATACCTGTATTAGAGCTAAGTGTAGCAGCTAAAAAGTATCTTTGCAGATGAATTGCCTCATTACCTCCCTGTAAAGACCAGGGGTTGATGTCCGGAGTATTAGGCCAAAAATTCGGACGGAAAAAATAGCGTTGATCGGTTTTGGTAAGTTCTTCCATATACTCGATCAATTCCTGTTTCGTATTTCGCCAGGTAAAATACG includes the following:
- a CDS encoding VPS10 domain-containing protein, encoding MKTIQLLLATILLFTYQLHSQQKKDDSPPTADKEFHNLKWRNIGPFRGGRSVASSGVVKQDGVWYMGGTGGGVYKSTDDGISWKNISDGFFKTGTVGAIAVSESNPNIVVVGMGEHAARGVMTSMGDGVYKSTDAGKTWTHIGLDYTRHISDVIIHPTNPEIIFIAAQGAQYGPSPDRGVYRSTDGGSSWEKVLYVDENTGASSLSMDMNNPLILYAAMWQHRRYPWTMESGGKSSGFHKSTDGGTTWEPMKSGLPEEFGKSGISVSRANPDRVFAVIEAEGEKGGVYRSDNAGKSWKQINKDRINIARSWYYMEIFADTQNENIVYVLNAPVMKSIDGGKSFTPLPTPHGDNHHLWIHPHNNKIMINSNDGGANVSNNGGESWSTQQNQPTAQFYRVITDNLFPYNLYGGQQDNSAIAIASRTRNGGIDWKDWYSVAGCESAFLAFDPDNPVEVYGGCYQGIIERWMKETGIGKAINEYPEQGLSKPPSEAKYRFNWNAPIISSPHDRNTIYHAGNRVFKTTDGGLSWEAVSPDLTRNEKDKHGPGGGPYTNEAAGGENYNTIMSLVESPHEKGVLYAGTDDGFVQLTRNGGATWSNVTPKGLREGIINSIEVSPHDPGTAYITVMRYKSMDLKPYIYKTNDYGASWTAITNGIKGDHTFVRVVREDPKRKGLLYAGTETGLYISWNDGRDWQAFQLNLPIVPINDLVIHNNDLVAATAGRSFWILDDLGAIQNKQNNTDVLKIYKPRDTPLFFGGQSNNPTIGHNPPSGVIFDYYIKEVVDSIPVTLEVLQNGKVIRTISSEKDEDFKSWPGGPPTPAVLPAKAGFNRYYWNFRRESLPAVSEVFVFGNLSGSHVGPGSYTLRLKQGDAVSETTATITADPNINAMQADFNEQQRMLVEIEAMVKDIHESVNSMRSAGNQLKSYAKLLKHNEKAKDLLSKGDSLHKRITSWEENLIQAKQKTFQDVINYNNKLNSELLFLKSFIEGPMPNVTRGSRQRLADLKEDWKTYEQERNAIINTEMAEYNRRFRELDIPAIIIEEKNE
- the glgB gene encoding 1,4-alpha-glucan branching protein GlgB gives rise to the protein MSNVIPHSLFTDFDIDLFKAGKHFRLYEKLGAHLTEVDGKKGVYFAVWAPSAKAVSVIGDFNFWIEGEHPLNIRWDSSGIWEGFIPNVEKGAKYKYKIHSHHGDIKTEKADPFAARCEHPPNTASIVWDTTYTWKDKNWMKKRKDINRLDKPFSVYEVHLGSWMHKAEENRPLSYLELASELTAYVKKMNFTHVEFMPIMEYPYDPSWGYQLTGYFAPTSRFGYPEDFMFLVDELHKNDIGVILDWVPSHFPEDAHGLGNFDGSHLYEHPDRRKGYHPDWKSLIFNYGRNEVRAFLISNAVFWLDRYHADGLRVDAVASMLYLDYSREDGEWEPNQYGGRENLDAISFFKELNEEIYGSFDGVQTIAEESTSFPMVSKPTYLGGLGFGMKWMMGWMHDTLEYFKKEPIYRKHHQNDITFSMTYAFTENFMLPLSHDEVVYGKQSILGRMPGDEWQRFANLRLLYSYMYTHPGSKLLFMGGEFGQSDEWNFQQSLDWHLLEYDYHKGIQKLVAEVNNLYRNEPALHEKQFVSEGFEWIDYNDSENSVLAYVRKGENEKDDLVLIANMTPVPREEYRIGLPASGSYKLIFNSDAPEFGGSGYKIAKQYTSEAVEWQHRAQSVVLDLAPLGVMVLKKFKSAKKS
- a CDS encoding glycoside hydrolase family 31 protein, with amino-acid sequence MIVNTELEQKGNQFPSAINSFVKEKDKFLITTENDVLLQITVVRDSVLRFRYAPNGSFPKDFSYAISEDAVRGYNHLEYSEEKDRYIIKTSKLQLHLNKANLQKTIYDIDGKLINQDEAGFHWEYSYEHGSDIVKMSKAEQKMECYYGLGDKPMHFNLKGKRVENWVTDQYAFGKDQDPLYKAIPFYIGLHSDISYGIFFDNTFRTFFDFGDERRSVMSYWAQGGEMNYYFIYGPEMNQVVTNYTDLTGKPELPPLWALGYHQSKWSYYPESNVREIAQKFRDLKIPCDAIYLDIDYMDEFRCFTWNKEYFPDPKGMVDDLTEQGFQTVAIIDPGIKIDKDYDIYREALEKDYFCKRADGPLMRGKVWPGECNFPDFTNPEVRAWWSGLYKELIEDIGVKGVWNDMNEPAVMEVPTKTFPLDVRHNYDGNPCSHSKAHNIYGMQMAKATYEGVKQFVYPKRPFIITRAAYAGTQRYSSSWTGDNVASWEHLWIANQQVQRMAISGMSFIGTDIGGFAEQPTGELFVRWIQLGIFHPFCRTHSSGDHGDQEPWAFDENVTNIVRKFIELRYKMLPYLYTAFYQYVEEGTPMVQPLVLFDQKDHQTYYRTDEFMFGKQILVCPILEPNSKGRRMYIPRGKWYNYWTHDVVQGGKEVWVDADIDSIPLFVKEGAIIPKYPVQQYVGEKEIEEVELEVYYKEGKEKSVLYEDANDGYDYKKGRFSYRTFKLTGHKNQLIIQQHKEGSYVTPYTKFKLDLKRLPFEIKTIEVDNQETSLSKLKVNGNTSLEVDKNFTELHLIGK
- a CDS encoding phosphotransferase, translated to MAKLETSKAKKPSNFDDSWEELMDNTDFVQMFLSEVLEDYIQKQRWYGGKSSKLKYIELTEYFRIQKDEEMYYGLILEVNFVEAFYQHYFIPIAFVTDEDYAKNDKILPISIQGTEGFIIDAINLDAFRKVVFERILNARPHDSTRVQYHKGERLTETEYKSSRNMGMEQSNTSVIINDKCVIKFFRRIYANKNPDYEMSLFLSDKKGFKNTPAYLGSLNIIDTDNLMITIALMQEMVENQGDAWEYMLDKLDTIFDNLGKKNINIESLPHAELFARLPIKDVPHEIIDWAGLDIFQKLQKLAQRTAEMHIVLGSEFEDTNFTPQRFNMDYEVWLKNRLLYQFQNRLNTVENNLHKLKDDTLRLADQFLEQKNKIRKRFLAYDWTKMKGERIRVHGDYHLGQVLVTDDDFYILDFEGEPESTIRDRVVKQPPLKDVAGMFRSFHYAVYATIFNNGDKYPFQQDALYHAGECLYRYFIGVFLETYTKMVQEANLNIGYNQERIFMLKYAMLEKAVYELGYEMNARPLWAIIPLEGIASIMNEEQNL